In the Acidimicrobiia bacterium genome, CGGCGATTTCCAAGTTTCCTCAGTGGGTTGGTTGGGACGTGGAGTCACCGTTCACGGCAGGCTTCACCCTCGACTTCTTAACCTTCATGATCTCGGCTGCCATTGTGGCGATTACCACAATCCCGATCCGGCCGCCGGTGGCAGGACGCGAGCAGTGGAACTGGAGGGCCCCGTTCGCCGACCTTGCAGAAGGGGTCCGGTTCGTCGTTGGGCATCGAGGGGTCCGGGTCGTCATCATCGGTATGTCATTTGCACTGTTCGGGAGCGGGGCCATCATCACACTCGGCCAGACCTTCGCTCGTTCCTTTATCTTCGGTGATGACTCCGGGTTTGCGCTGCTCGCGACCGCCATGGGGGGAGGCGGGGCGATCGGGGTCATTCTCGTCAACCGTATCGACCGGGTAGCGGTGCACCGGATGGTGGTGTTCTCTGCCGCGATCACGCTGACGGGGACCGCTCTGGCTGCCCTGGCTTTCTCGACCACTGTCATCATGGCAGCGACCTTTTCGTTCATGTTCGGGTTTTCCGCAGGGATCGGGTACGTAGTAGGAATCACCTATCTTCAGGTGGGTTCCACGGAGGAAGTTCGGGGGCGCACCTTTGCTGCCCTGTTCCTCGTCGGTCGATCGGCGCTGCTCGTGTCGATGACCGTGGCTGCCTTCGCAGCGACATTCCTGCATGGTCGTTTCCCTGATCCGCTCGACGACGGTGTGCGGCTGATTTTCGTTTTGGGCGGAGCGATCACGGTTCTTGCGGGGCTGGTCACGTTGTGGGTCGTGCGAGAAGTGTGGGTCCCCCGATTGGAACGAGACAGCGTTTGAGGTACATCGCTTTTGAAGGAGTTGAAGGGGCCGGGAAGAGCACCGTGGTGAGGGCACTGGCCGGGCGGCTGCGGGCGGCCGGGAACGAGGTGGTCGAGGTTCGCGAACCAGGCGGCACGGGGCTGGGCGACGCCATCCGGGGCTTGCTGCTCGACGGAGACAGTCCCATGGCTCCCTGGGCGGAGGCGGCTCTATTTGCCGCGGCGCGAGCCCAGTTGGCTGTCGAGGTCGTTCGCCCCGCACTGGACCGGGGCGCCTGGGTGCTTTCGGACCGAACCGTGTATTCGTCACTCGCCTACCAGGGGGGAGCGAGGCGGCTTGGAGTCGAAGAAGTTCGGACCCTCAACAGCTTGGCCCTCGACGGGACGTGGCCAGACTTGGTTGTCTGGCTCGATGTCGACGCCGAGGTTGGCCTGAAACGGCAGGAGAACGGGGACCGGATCGGCTCGGAAGACCTGTCGTTTCACCAGAGGGTTGCTGATACCTTCGCTGCACTTGCCGAGGTCGAATTGGACAGACTCGTCCGCATCGATGCCTCCGCCGATATCGAGGCCGTTGTCGACCAGGTCTGGGATCTTGTGACATGAACCGGGTTGGAGTCATCGGCCATCGGAGGGTGCTTGATCTTCTTGAACAAGAAGCGGGCTCGCCGGCCCATGCCTATTTGTTCGTCGGTCCTGAGGCCGTTGGCAAAGCGATGATCGCCTCGCGATTTGCCGCCGTCATTCTCTGTGATCGGTCAGGTAACCATGAAGGGCCGTGCTCGGTTTGTGACAGGGTTGCATCGGGGAACCACCCTGATGTCACGGTGATTCTGCCAGACGGTCGAGCCTCGATCGGGGTTGAGCAAGCCAGGGCAGCGGTTCATGCGGCATCGATGACGCCAGTCGAGGGAGATCGCAAGGTCATTCTCTTTGACGAGGCGTCAACCTTGACCGAGTCGGCGGCCAACGCTCTGCTCAAGACGATCGAGGAGCCGAGTGCTTCAACCGTATTCATCCTGGTGGCTGAGTCCGAAGATGATCTTCCACCGACCATCGGGTCCCGCTGTCGAACCGTGCACTTTGGTCGGGTCCGATCCGAAGATCTGGTGGCCGGTCTTGAAGCGCAGGGCGTCGATGGGGAACAAGCGCACCGGGTCGCCGTGATTGCCGGAGGCCGACCGGGTCTGGCCATACAACTTGCCACTGAAAAGGAAGTCGTCAAGTTTCGAGAATTCTGGCTTACCGTCCCCGAGCGGGTCACTCCCCATACCGGCAACTCGTTCCTGCTGGCCGATGCTGCGGAGCGAGCCGCTGCTCCGCTGATCAAGACACTGGGGGTGGCTCATCCCGACGAAACCGCTACCGAGCGGGACCGCCGGGAGCGGGCCACGAAACGGTCTGCCCAGGCACTGATGATCACCGGTCTTGAGATTCTGGCGTCCTGGTACACCGATGCAGCCGCCGCGCAGTTCGGGGTCGCGGTGAGAAATCCCGACGTCGATGTGACCCGACTGGCCCTGGTGACGCCGACTCAAGCCGCCCGGAATGCCGAGCGCGCCCTTGATGCCGTGACGGCCATTCGTCAAAACCAACGTGTTCCACTTGTCCTGGCGAACCTGTTCAACGACCTTGCCCGTGAGTGAGCCCTGGGAGCGAAGGTTCAAGGTTTCGGTCCCGGTGGGTCGGGTCCTGGCTGGACCACTGTTCAAGCTGAAAATAACCGGCAGTGAACATATTCCCGCCGGCCCGTATGTCGCTGGTATCAACCACGTCTCACACGTCGACGCGGCGTTTGCTGCGATGGCATTGGGCAAGCCGCTGCGCTTCATGGCGGCCGCCGACCTGATCGGGATCAATCGCGGGTTGGACTTCATCCTGCCGTTCTACGGGGCCATCTTGTTGCCACGGTCCTCGGTGCCGCTCGGGGCAATGCGCCAGGGTTTGGATCATCTGGCGGCCGGTGGCCGCGTGGCAGTTTTTCCCGAGGGGCGTCGAACCGAGCACTGGCGGGCTTCGGATTTCAAGCGGGGCGCGGCGTGGTTGGCCATCAGGGCGGGAGTTCCTCTCGTACCGGTGGCTCTCTCGGGTACCGAGGCCGTGATGGGTCTCGAGGAGCGCAAGGTGCGCAGGAGTCGGGTTGAGGTACACATCGGCAAACCGCTCGCTCCGAAAGGGGATCGGTTCTCGCTGACCGATGCTTGGGGCGAGGCCATGGATGATCTGCTGGCCGGGAGTAATCCGGGTGAAAACGAATAACCGGTCCGAACCGGGCTGATCGGGTGGGTTGATGGAGCCGAAGAGGGGATTTGAACCCCTGACCTGCTCATTACGAGTGAGCTGCTCTACCCCTGAGCTACTTCGGCTAGTTGGTCGACGACAGGATAGTCCATCGGTTTACCAGGACGGTCGGACCTTTTTCTGGTGCTGGTAATGTCCTGCCTCGGACACACGGAAGCCAACCGATGGCTGATCAGGCCACCTTTGAAGATGACGCCATGCAATTTGCGCCGCAGCTTTACTCTGCGGCGCTCCGTATGACTCGTAATCCTGCCGATGCCGAGGATGTCGTCCAGGAGACGTTCTTGAAGGCGTACCGGGCCTATTCCTCGTTTGAATCGGGTACCAACCTCAAGGCGTGGCTCTATCGAATTCTCACAAACACCTACATCAACCGGTATCGCAAGCAATCGAGGCGACCAGACGAAGTCGACCTCGGAGAGGTCGAGGACCTGTACCTGTATCGCAAGATCAGTGCCGCCAATACGCCAGACTCGCTCAGGTCCGCTGAAGAGGCGGTGCTTGAGGGCCTGGTCGATGACGATGTGAAAGCGGCCGTCGAGGCTCTCCCGGAACGTTTCCGGATGCCCGTGTTGCTGGCCGATGTCGAGGGGTTCTCCTATAAGGAGATTGCCGAAATCATGGACGTCCCGATCGGAACCGTCATGTCACGGCTCCATCGGGGAAGAAAACAGCTACAAACGGCGTTGTGGAAGTTCGCAGAGGAACGTGGATTGGCCGATCGGGAAGACGCATGACCAAGAAATCTTGTGACGATGCCATCACCAAGATCTACGGATATCTCGATGGTGAGATTTCCACGATCAAGCGGATGATGGTTCGGCTTCATTTGCGGCGATGTTCAGGATGTGAGGATGCCTTCATGTTCGAAAGTCGATTGAAGGTTGTCATCAGGGAGCGATGCCAGGAAGAGGTCCCGGCTGACGTACTGGCCAAGCTCCGATCGATCGTGGCCAACGAACAGAATCAATGAAGTTTCTGCGCTCGGCGCGGAACCGGTATATTGGTGGAGACATGATCAATACGATTCGCCGCTACCTCGCCCTTCTTGTTCTAGCCATCAGCTCCCTCACCATGGCAGCCCCGGCCGCCATGGCTGTAACGACGCCCCCGGTTGTCAATGAGGTCGCCGTGGCGCAACCCTATGTCGAGGTTCTGCCAGAAGAGGCTGCCCCCGATGAGCCGCAG is a window encoding:
- the holB gene encoding DNA polymerase III subunit delta' produces the protein MNRVGVIGHRRVLDLLEQEAGSPAHAYLFVGPEAVGKAMIASRFAAVILCDRSGNHEGPCSVCDRVASGNHPDVTVILPDGRASIGVEQARAAVHAASMTPVEGDRKVILFDEASTLTESAANALLKTIEEPSASTVFILVAESEDDLPPTIGSRCRTVHFGRVRSEDLVAGLEAQGVDGEQAHRVAVIAGGRPGLAIQLATEKEVVKFREFWLTVPERVTPHTGNSFLLADAAERAAAPLIKTLGVAHPDETATERDRRERATKRSAQALMITGLEILASWYTDAAAAQFGVAVRNPDVDVTRLALVTPTQAARNAERALDAVTAIRQNQRVPLVLANLFNDLARE
- the tmk gene encoding dTMP kinase codes for the protein MRYIAFEGVEGAGKSTVVRALAGRLRAAGNEVVEVREPGGTGLGDAIRGLLLDGDSPMAPWAEAALFAAARAQLAVEVVRPALDRGAWVLSDRTVYSSLAYQGGARRLGVEEVRTLNSLALDGTWPDLVVWLDVDAEVGLKRQENGDRIGSEDLSFHQRVADTFAALAEVELDRLVRIDASADIEAVVDQVWDLVT
- a CDS encoding MFS transporter → MQDKQPPRTRSQLLRRGEFAKLWWAGTISSFGDWVSLFATLALGDHIGGGLGTLVPLVGRFVPAILFGPIGGVLADRVNRKTIMLVADIGRGFLVLSLILVKTLPQLFAVSFVIEVLSLLRQPVRESVVPELVRQEELITANSLSVVGSYGIFPLGAIAWSAISKFPQWVGWDVESPFTAGFTLDFLTFMISAAIVAITTIPIRPPVAGREQWNWRAPFADLAEGVRFVVGHRGVRVVIIGMSFALFGSGAIITLGQTFARSFIFGDDSGFALLATAMGGGGAIGVILVNRIDRVAVHRMVVFSAAITLTGTALAALAFSTTVIMAATFSFMFGFSAGIGYVVGITYLQVGSTEEVRGRTFAALFLVGRSALLVSMTVAAFAATFLHGRFPDPLDDGVRLIFVLGGAITVLAGLVTLWVVREVWVPRLERDSV
- a CDS encoding 1-acyl-sn-glycerol-3-phosphate acyltransferase, with the protein product MSEPWERRFKVSVPVGRVLAGPLFKLKITGSEHIPAGPYVAGINHVSHVDAAFAAMALGKPLRFMAAADLIGINRGLDFILPFYGAILLPRSSVPLGAMRQGLDHLAAGGRVAVFPEGRRTEHWRASDFKRGAAWLAIRAGVPLVPVALSGTEAVMGLEERKVRRSRVEVHIGKPLAPKGDRFSLTDAWGEAMDDLLAGSNPGENE
- a CDS encoding sigma-70 family RNA polymerase sigma factor — encoded protein: MADQATFEDDAMQFAPQLYSAALRMTRNPADAEDVVQETFLKAYRAYSSFESGTNLKAWLYRILTNTYINRYRKQSRRPDEVDLGEVEDLYLYRKISAANTPDSLRSAEEAVLEGLVDDDVKAAVEALPERFRMPVLLADVEGFSYKEIAEIMDVPIGTVMSRLHRGRKQLQTALWKFAEERGLADREDA
- a CDS encoding zf-HC2 domain-containing protein, with the protein product MTKKSCDDAITKIYGYLDGEISTIKRMMVRLHLRRCSGCEDAFMFESRLKVVIRERCQEEVPADVLAKLRSIVANEQNQ